In Camelus ferus isolate YT-003-E chromosome 10, BCGSAC_Cfer_1.0, whole genome shotgun sequence, the following proteins share a genomic window:
- the KBTBD3 gene encoding kelch repeat and BTB domain-containing protein 3, with translation MDNSYGFHQQSSCNRISSEKKNNFLVSEDHGQKILSILQNFREQNVFYDFKIIMKDETIPCHRCVLAACSDFFRAMFEVNMKERDGGSVTITNLSSKAVKAFLDYAYTGKTKITDDNVEMFLQLSSFLQVSFLSKACSDFLIKNINLVNCLQLLSISDSYGSTRLFDHALYFVQHHFSLVFKSSDFLELNFGVLQKCLESDELNVPEEETVLKVVLSWTKHNLESRQKHLPYLIKKVRLYHLSEETLQDCLLNEECLLKSTDCFDVIMDAIKCVQGSGGLFPDARPSTTEKYIFVHKTEENGENQYTFCYNIKSDSWKILPQSHLIDLPGSSLSSYGEKIFLTGGCKGPCCRTVRLHIAESYHDATDQTWCYCPVKNDFFLVSTMKTPRTMHTSVMALNRLFVIGGKTKGSQDIRSLLAVESYNPLSKEWISVSPLPRGIYYPEASACQNVIYVLGSEVEITDAFNPSLDCFFKYNATTDQWSELVAEFGQFFHATLIKAVPVNCTLYICDLSTYKVYSFCPDTCVWKGEGSFECAGFNAGAVGIEDKIYILGGDYAPDEITDEVQVYHSSRSEWEEVSPMPRALTEFYCQAIQFNKYRDPWFSNHY, from the exons ATGGATAATTCATATGGTTTCCATCAACAAAGCTCATGTAATAGAATTTcatctgagaagaaaaacaacttCCTTGTGTCAGAAGATCATGGACAGAAAATCTTAAGTATACTACAGAATTTTAGAGAACAGAATGTCttttatgatttcaaaataatcatGAAAGATGAAACAATCCCATGTCATCGTTGTGTGTTAGCAGCATGCAGTGACTTTTTCAG GGCTATGTTTGAAGtaaacatgaaagaaagagaTGGTGGAAGTGTTACCATTACTAATTTGTCCTCCAAAGCAGTAAAAGCGTTTCTTGATTATGCCTATactggaaaaacaaagataacaGATGATAATGTGGAAATGTTTCTCCAGTTGTCATCGTTTCTTCAAGTTTCCTTCCTATCCAAAGCTTGCAgtgactttttaataaaaaatatcaatCTTGTCAACTGTTTACAGTTATTATCTATCTCAGATAGCTATGGCTCTACCCGTTTGTTTGATCATGCTTTATACTTTGTACAACATCACTTTTCTTTAGTATTTAAATCCAGTGATTTCTTAGAGTTGAATTTTGGAGTACTACAGAAGTGTCTGGAATCAGATGAATTAAATGTTCCCGAAGAAGAAACTGTACTGAAAGTCGTCCTCAGTTGGACTAAACATAACTTAGAATCAAGGCAAAAGCATCTGCcttatttgattaaaaaagtAAGATTATATCACTTATCTGAGGAGACACTTCAAGACTGTCTGCTCAATGAAGAGTGTTTACTCAAAAGCACAGACTGTTTTGACGTGATCATGGATGCGATTAAGTGTGTGCAAGGTTCTGGCGGACTTTTCCCTGATGCCCGACCCTCcacaactgaaaaatacatatttgttcaCAAAActgaggaaaatggagaaaatcaatACACATTTTGCTATAATATTAAAAGTGATTCATGGAAAATACTGCCACAGTCACACCTAATTGATTTGCCAGGATCTAGTCTGTCTAGCTatggggagaaaatattcttGACAGGTGGTTGCAAAGGGCCGTGTTGCAGAACCGTCCGGCTCCATATTGCAGAGTCATATCATGATGCCACTGATCAAACCTGGTGCTACTGTCCAGTCAAAAATGATTTCTTCCTGGTATCAACCATGAAAACACCAAGAACCATGCATACATCAGTTATGGCTCTCAATCGGTTATTTGTCATAGGTGGTAAGACTAAAGGCTCTCAGGACATTAGAAGTCTCTTAGCTGTTGAATCTTACAATCCTCTTTCCAAAGAATGGATATCTGTTAGCCCATTGCCCAGGGGCATCTACTATCCCGAAGCAAGTGCATGCCAAAATGTAATTTATGTTCTTGGATCAGAGGTAGAGATTACAGATGCTTTTAACCCATCACTTGACTGCTTTTTTAAATACAATGCCACAACCGATCAGTGGTCTGAACTAGTGGCAGAGTTTGGGCAGTTTTTTCACGCAACACTAATCAAAGCTGTCCCAGTAAACTGTACGCTGTATATATGTGACCTTTCCACCTATAAGGTTTATAGTTTTTGTCCAGATACTTGCGTTTGGAAGGGTGAAGGATCTTTTGAATGTGCAGGCTTTAACGCAGGTGCAGTTGGCATtgaagataaaatttatatattaggTGGTGATTATGCACCAGATGAAATCACAGATGAAGTCCAGGTCTACCACAGCAGCAGGTCCGAGTGGGAGGAAGTTTCACCAATGCCAAGAGCCTTAACCGAATTTTACTGCCAGGCGATTCAGTTTAATAAATACAGGGACCCATGGTTTTCTAATCATTACTAA